A genomic segment from Panthera tigris isolate Pti1 chromosome A1, P.tigris_Pti1_mat1.1, whole genome shotgun sequence encodes:
- the SRP19 gene encoding signal recognition particle 19 kDa protein translates to MACAAARSPADQDRFICIYPAYLNNKKTIAEGRRIPISKAVENPTATEIQDVCSAVGLNVFLEKNKMYSREWNRDVQYRGRVRVQLKQEDGSLCLVQFPSRKSVMLYAAEMIPKLKTRTQKTGGGDQSLQQGEGSKKGKGKKKK, encoded by the exons ATGGCTTGCGCTGCTGCACGGTCCCCGGCCGACCAGGACAG ATTCATTTGTATCTATCCCGCTTATTTAAATAACAAGAAGACCATCGCGGAGGGGAGGCGAATCCCCATAAGCAAG GCTGTTGAAAATCCTACAGCTACTGAGATTCAAGATGTGTGCTCAGCAGTTGGACTTAACGTATTCCTTGAG aaaaataaaatgtactctaGAGAATGGAATCGTGATGTTCAGTACAGGGGCCGAGTCCGGGTCCAGCTCAAACAGGAAGATGGCAGCCTCTGTCTCGTACAGTTTCCATCAC GTAAGTCAGTAATGTTGTATGCAGCGGAAATGATACCTAAACTAAAAACAAGGACACAAAAAACAGGAGGTGGTGACCAAAGTCTTCAGCAAGGAGAGGGAagtaaaaaagggaaaggaaagaagaagaagtga